Within the Osmerus mordax isolate fOsmMor3 chromosome 6, fOsmMor3.pri, whole genome shotgun sequence genome, the region GGGCTGGGCTGGTAATGGAAACACGTGTGGCGTGGACACGGACATAGATGGATACCCTGAccgctccctgccctgcatggaCAACGACAAGCACTGCAAACAGGTACATGATCCTCTGAACAAGTAAAACCCTTTGTTGGGTTGTGAGGTTTATTGGCAATGGATGATTTACATTGTTGCTCAAATTAAGATGTTTGTGATACTGTGCTTTTCTTTTCCAGTGTTAAGGTCAACACGGGGTTCCTAATATGAAAATACTTTCTGAGTTAATTGTATAGCTCCTGATTGCTGCCCACAGTAATATCTAAGAAACAGTGGTGTCATGGTGTGGCAATATGGAAGTTTAATTGAAGTTGATTTCTCCACTAGGATAACTGTATATACACGCCCAACTCAGGACAGGAAGATGCAGACAACGATGGGATTGGAGACCAGTGTGATGAGGATGCTGATGGGGATGGGATCAAgaatgtggaggtgtgtgtgtgtagcaaggCATGGGTGTGTATaggacagtgtatgtgtgtgtagcaaggcatgtgtgtgtataagacagtgtatgtgtgtgtagcaaggcatgtgtgtgtataagacagtgtatgtgtgtgtatcaaggcatgtgtgtgtataggacagtgtatgtgtgtgtatcaaggcatgtgtgtgtataggacagtgtatgtgtgtgtatcaaggcatgtgtgtgtataggacagtgtatgtgtgtgtagcaaggcatgtgtgtgtgtcatgtgttttAAACATGTGGTTGTGCCACTCAGGATAACTGCAGACTGATGCCCAACAAAGACCAGCAGAACTCAGACACAGACTCATTCGGTGATGCGTGTGACAACTGTCCCAATGTCCCCAACATTGACCAGAAAGACACTGACACCAATGGACAGGGGGATGCCTGTGACAATGACATAGATGGGGATGGTGAGTTGTAACGTTtgtacacgcacactcacaaacacacacacacttccctccttctctttcactctctgccTCTGATTGGTCGAATTCTGACTGATCTTGTACGTGGTGCaaatgtgtgagcgtgtgatcATAGCTCTTTtttctgtgtttcaggtgtACCCAATGTGCTGGACAATTGTCCCAAAGTCCCCAACccaatgcagacagacagagacgggGACGGGGTTGGGGATGCCTGTGACAGCTGCCCTGAGACAAGCAACCCCATGCAGGTTAGGGCACGGCTTATCTACACAACCACAGTACAATGACATAAATAGGACCATGGTTGGGGTTACAGGAATATGGTTAACAGTTAGGGCACCATGGTTCTGCAATGTACTGTACGACATTCAGGCCCTTCACTGTCTCTCACAATTATGTTTTCCCTCCATCTAGACGGACATTGACAACGACCTGGTTGGAGATGTGTGTGACACTAACCAAGACACGTAAGtgtgacatacacacaaacaccccatcTCTGACTGCCATATTCTGACTGGGTAACGATGTGTGTTGTTCATCCCTAGGTAATACTTTATTGTAGTAGGACAGTGTTCCATGGCAGTTCAAACCATGTTTAAACCTCATCGTAAAGGTGAATTCCCTTATTCACCCACTCCGCTCTGTGCTTCCAGGGATGGGGACGGCCACCAGGACACCAGGGATAACTGTCCAGAGATCCCCAACAGCTCCCAGTTGGACTCAGACAACGATGGCCTCGGAGACGACTGTGACGACGACGACGATAACGATGGCATCCTGGATGTGGCAGATAACTGCCGACTCATTACCAATCCCAACCAGAAAGATTCAGATGGTAACCGTTTCCACGGTTACTATACATAGATGATTCGTATAGTTTCCATATATTACATATAGTTGATAGTATGGATGCAGTGTTGACGTAACGTTGTCTGCTTCTCCAAGGTAACGGGGTTggcgatgtgtgtgtgaacgactTTGACAACGATTCCGTCATGGATGTGATGGACGTGTGTCCAGAGAGCTCAGAGGTCACGCTGACGGACTTCCGAGCCTATCAGACGGTCATTCTGGACCCAGAGGGAGACGCTCAGATCGACCCCAACTGGGTGGTGCTCAATCAGGTGACCTTTGACTTGATGTTAAAAGTGTTGTGTGCTGGGGGAGTCATATTTACAAAAGGTAAGAGGATTGTTGACAAAGTCTGTTGAGATCACAGATATTTTTTATGCCTcagtaagtaaaaaaaaagtacagTATCAGCAATTTTTTCATAACAGTCAGAATGTACAGTTTTAGCTACTTAATACTGGGAATCATGGTATCATTACAGGGAATGGAGATTGTCCAGACAATGAACAGTGACCCTGGGCTGGCTGTGGGTAGGTTTCACTATATATCACTTCTGATTTACATCTACAACCAACTACAGCTAATTTTAAACAAGGGTTGCCTGGAACTAACTGAACTTTGAATGCACCTAACCACTCCACACCTAACCACTCCACACCTAACACCTCAACACTTAATTATTCCACAACTAACATCTCCACATCTACAACACGTCCGCACCTAACCACTTGACTTTTCAGGCTACACAGCATTCAACGGTGTGGACTTTGAGGGGACGTTCCACGTCAACACAGTGACAGACGACGACTACGCGGGCTTCATCTTTGGCtaccaagactcctcctccttctatgTGGTCATGTGGAAGCAGACAGAGCAGACCTACTGGCAGGCCACGCCCTTCAGGGCCATGGCCCAGCCTGGGCTACAGCTGAAGGTAAGATGGCCAAGGAGTCACGGCCAGAACATTGCATCTACATTGTTGTTAGTGTTGTTTTACAACTGATAAGCTGTTATTTGTGATATATTGGACCTGTAGATTGAGTCCCACAGATTGAGATTCACAAGAAATGTGACCCAATAATGTCACTTTTATATTTCTGTCCATAtttccctccacccatctcctttcttccaaacaacacacaccaccatcttcCATTGGGCCATCTTCACAGGCTGTGAAGTCGAGCACAGGGCCGGGGGAGTACCTGCGTAACTCCCTGTGGCACACAGGTGACACCCCCGGGGAGGTGAAGCTGCTGTGGCAGGACCCCCGCAATGTGGGCTGGAGGGACAAGACTTCCTACCGCTGGCAGATCAGCCACCGACCGCAGGTGGGCTACATCAGGTGAGAGAATCCACCATAAACAGCTACAGAGAACCACTTTAGTAGTAAAGGGGTTTCAAGGCTTATTATGTGTGTTATATATAATGTAATATATATCTCTAAGTTCTTTCAAATTTATATTTTGAATTTACAAGCGGAGTTTTACATGTTGATGCAAAAAAAGTTTGGTGTTTGTAGCTGTGATCACAGTTGAAGAGATTTCTGTTTCCTTGAtcacaaaaaaagaaagctGGTGGCAGTTGGATGAACTGGAGTAGATTTTGTGACTGTATTTTTTACTCCATATTTGTCCCTCCTAAACCTCTTTGTGACTTTTACAGAGAGACCTCCCTAGGCCGTCTATTGTCCCCGTTGCTATGTCAACCAAATCCTGGGCAAGAATTTGCTGCGATGCCTGTTCATATGCAGATGCAGAGGAAGCTACTGTAGAGAGTGGgaggtctgagagagagagagagagagagagagagagagagagagagagagagagagagatagagggacagagggggtaTGAAGTTGAAAGGTATGAAAGAGAtcccaaaaaactaaaaaggACTTGACAAAAGGAGTGACTGAAGTAGTCAATAGTTAGATTTAGATATAACATGTTATAACTACTGCCAAAATATAGTCTGACTTATGGCTGAGGCTTACTGTGTATATTGCAGACAATAGTTGAAGACTTCACGTATAGTTATTCAAAAATTGTGTTCAATCATTTTTATGTACCTGATAAAAACTTTGCAAATGCTTTAATATATTTCTTGCTCCTCTGAGTATAAGCTGGAAATTTGACAAAAGCAGCTGCTGTTCTATTCCTTTTGAGTAACCACCTGCTATGACACATCTCTCCAAACCCTTACGTTTTCAGCCCATTAGTAAGTAGCTAGGCAGAAGGAAGGGGGTTGTTTGAGTaggtagggatggagggaggggtctcagtgggacagagagaggaagaaagataatgagagggggagagagaggggaagcaaGTGCCAGGTCTTTGTGGAGGCAAGGAGGCTTTTTTCAGACAGAAACTGAAAGACACCTGCTTTGTATGCTGTGGGAGAGCCAGTGAGAGGGAAAAGGACCTCTGCAGCGTGCTCCACTCGAGGCAGCGGTTAGGACAGaagctgcctctctcctccccctccacccccattatccccccaccccagccaaaACGCTGCTCTCTGGTTTAAGATTAGTCCTTCGCCATGTTTATTGTCAGGACACAAATGAACGGCATCTCAACCCTCTGCCTAAGGTCAATTTGTGcgcctgtctgtgttcctgtcccAGGGTGAAGCTGTACGAAGGCACTGAGATGGTGGCTGACTCCGGTGTGGTCATTGATACCTCCATGAGGGGTGGGAGGCTAGGTGTCTTCTGTTTCTCCCAGGAAAACATAATCTGGTCCAATCTGCGCTACCGCTGCAATGGTATGTCGACTGTCAACCATTTTAATACATTTCCAATTCTATGTTTGTGTCCAGTATTCACTCTATTGTTGCATACCAGTTACTTACATAGGTGATATATATGGGGTTTTGGAAATATTGCTAATCAACTACATTCATATTTAACACCGTTTTTTGTTGGTTTATTAGACACTGTTCCAGATGACTTCAATCCATACCGCAAACAGGTCCTCATGCACTTCAAGGTCTAAAgactgtgtgggtgtttgagaAACTGCCCAGCACTGTCTTCATATGTGCCCACACATACCCTCTCCATACTGAAGGATGAcctttgttgtttgtgtgtgtgtgggtctgcattCACATTTGAACTGAAGTCACAGTAACAGTTTACAACATTTGGAACAACAAACTATAAAATACATGACATCACAAAGTCCACAGACGAAAGACCTGTTGAACTACAATATATGATTGAAGGTATTGATGCTGGGTCACTGGTGAGTGCTACTGTTTTTGTCCAAAAACTTTGGACAATACAAATGCATGCCACAGTTCATGTGCTAAGCTCATGTCAGTGTTAAAGCAGTACCATTAGGAGACTTGAACATCTGAATTATATGTTCCCACTACAAATTCGTCAAATCTAGTCATATGGCTATACATTCATGAATAAATGAAGGTTGAACGAATGACAAAAATTAACTATTGAGTTCGACTGTTACAGAAAAGTGGTTTCAGGTCAGAACTAGAATATGAATAAGTAGATCCTGCTATATATCCTGATGACACAAGCTGAAAAAGTCTTCTTTTGGACTGCTATTTTGTTTATATCATAACTTCAGTGCCAAAAGCTGTATGTAAGTcagtaaatactgtacattcttACCTGTGGTTATAAACTGTTTTGGTATTTGCTATTGGAATATAGTATGTAATAGTTTCAACTCAATAAAGATTTGTCATAAaataaattgtttttttttactctatTGAAAATATGTccttatttaaaataatttgttgTATTTGTATTATAAAGCAAGCTCTTATGCTTTTTCAATCTTTCCTAAAAAACGACCAAAACAAAGAAGGTAAATTTAAAAACTTTATTTATGTTTCGGCCATTGCATGAACCAGTGAACACCCCAACATGCAAGAGAGACAGATTACATTACTATACTGTCTGGCAAGACAGAAATGTGTTTGTATCCGTGCAAATTGGCTCTGTGTACATGCTCGTTATCTTATTTCTATGGGATGGCCCACTTTGCTCTCACATTATATTTAAAAGAGCCTTGGATTCGAACCCTAAACCTCATTTTAGCCAAAATGATTGTACAACACTGTCACACAGGAAGATCAATGCACCTGTCTATGCTAAAGACTGTAAGAATGTATTTAGTGTATTCCTGTGCTGGTTAATCAATATTGTTAAAGGCCTGCATAATAAAACTATTCAGAATATCTGTTTTCTATATGTCTCTCAAGCTCACATTTAAATGTACAGACGGCAGCAAAGTACACCAATGAGGCATGAAATATACGGTGACATATTTGAAGTCCAACTTCCCTGCTGTGAGCAAAAACAATGTCTTTGGATCCCCTCAATGAAGCAAAGAGGTCACAGCTTGTGTTGGTGAATAGATGTGCAGTTATTGACCCCTGTTCTCATAGCACATTGCACATCATGGACAACACTGGCTGGATTCCAATCTGAAAATGTGCTTCCTTGCTGTACACTTATGTTTCCTCAGAGAGAACAGATGCTCCTAATAATGTGCCAATGCAGGCAGTTGTCTTGTATGAGAAGTGTTGTTGTGCAGTCCACTATTACAACGTGTTGGTTACTTTTACCAGGACcagagggaaaggaaggagtGATCAAATTGGAACCCAGCTCTAGTGGAATTGGCATTGTACTCTCCGGTGGCAGCCAGCCAGTGGTCAGGAGGGGACAGTGCAGGAGCAGAGGGGTTCTAACCCTACTGAATGAATTCCCTTGGTGTCCAGTGACATGAGTCCATTTGTATACTCCTATTTAGCTCTCAGTCGAAGGAATTCTGTTCTTCTGCATAAGAGCTTGGTAAAGTCCTGCATTTCAACGGTATGGATTATGAAACAGTATGGAACTATAATGTTACTTTTAGAGCACGTCTTTCGGTTTGCCCCAGTTTTTAATACTACTACTACACGGTGTACTAATACTAATATTGAAGTTAAACTCAAGAGCAATTTATTTCcctgtttttatacttttatactTACAGTAGCCTACTCCATCCACAGCTAACAGGAAGACCCAGGTGGTGGAGTCCCCAAGGTCTGGGAGGCCGGGACGAGTGCAATATTGGGAGGGCATCGTACAACAGTGCACCCCATCCCATACCTGCCTGGCCATGGGAGAGGTCCAGGAAAGTTCTGTATCCTCCCACATATGTCTGCTTCTGTTGATATTCGATGGTTCCCTCTCCGTACCTCTGCATCCATTCTAAGGCCAGCcttcgcacatacacacacacacacacacatacatatatgtacacgcacacacacacacacacacacacaccctgctgcactcaagctttctctctctctttcacacgcaca harbors:
- the thbs3a gene encoding thrombospondin-3a, whose amino-acid sequence is MGTRRTVPTFLAASIFLFVALCEPVDKQDMQVIDMLSLQDHKQSVAAVEKVGRALSTLSDIYIVSTFYLPAKLGGVLLGIYNKQDNKKYLELAMMGKINKALVRYVREDGKIHTVNLQNANLAYGRTHSIILRVGGLRRDHLHLELYVNCRLADSSQGLPPLVALPAEAEMVEIRNGYKAYARVQGAVESLKVALGGTVAKAGTLIDCPFQVDSSAYNTVGVEVNSILGDHTKALIGQLIIFNQILGELREDIREQVKEMSLIRNTILECQVCGFHEPRSRCSPSPCYKGVGCMETFESPGYRCGPCPEGMMGNGTHCQDIDECAVAQPCYSVGACINTAQGFSCEPCPPGLWGPPLIGVGLEYAKNHKQECADIDECMEVADACVPNSICTNTIGSYQCGGCKAGYLGNQTAGCVSKQTKSCASLSFNPCDANAHCIIERNGEVSCACNVGWAGNGNTCGVDTDIDGYPDRSLPCMDNDKHCKQDNCIYTPNSGQEDADNDGIGDQCDEDADGDGIKNVEDNCRLMPNKDQQNSDTDSFGDACDNCPNVPNIDQKDTDTNGQGDACDNDIDGDGVPNVLDNCPKVPNPMQTDRDGDGVGDACDSCPETSNPMQTDIDNDLVGDVCDTNQDTDGDGHQDTRDNCPEIPNSSQLDSDNDGLGDDCDDDDDNDGILDVADNCRLITNPNQKDSDGNGVGDVCVNDFDNDSVMDVMDVCPESSEVTLTDFRAYQTVILDPEGDAQIDPNWVVLNQGMEIVQTMNSDPGLAVGYTAFNGVDFEGTFHVNTVTDDDYAGFIFGYQDSSSFYVVMWKQTEQTYWQATPFRAMAQPGLQLKAVKSSTGPGEYLRNSLWHTGDTPGEVKLLWQDPRNVGWRDKTSYRWQISHRPQVGYIRVKLYEGTEMVADSGVVIDTSMRGGRLGVFCFSQENIIWSNLRYRCNDTVPDDFNPYRKQVLMHFKV